The proteins below come from a single Haliaeetus albicilla chromosome 22, bHalAlb1.1, whole genome shotgun sequence genomic window:
- the LOC138690417 gene encoding olfactory receptor 14C36-like — protein sequence MVEQRKVILMANSFSDRGKDSAGNKCLSPAEGENSSDLFHLFHSSFPWSPRDPRREPREGRESAALGWSCAAELCRAPGAEGAHDPCAQRDQMSNSSSITQFLLLAFADTQELQLLHFGLFLGIYLAALMGNGLIITTIACDHHLHTPMYFFLLNLSLLDLGCISTTLPKVMANSLWDTRAISYLGCAAQVFLLVFFISAEYFLLTIVAYDRYIAICKPLHYGTLLGSRACVYMAAAAWGSACFYALLHTANTFSIPLCQSHAVDQFFCEIPQILKLACSDAYLREFQLLMFSAFVFWGCFVFIVLSYVQIFRAVLRIPSEQGRHKAFSTCLPHLAVVSLFLSTAIFTCLKPPSISSPSLNLLVAVLYSVLPPAVNPLIYSVRNQELKDAVWKWVMEFFQKL from the exons ATAGAGGAAAGGACAGTGCTGGCAATAAGTGTCTCTCCCCAGCTGAGGGAGAGAACAGCAGTGATTTGTTCCATCTCTTTCACAGCAGCttcccctggagccccagggaccccaggagggagcccagagagggcagagaaagtgctgccttgggctggtcctgtgctgctgagctgtGCCGGGCTCCTGGGGCGGAGGGAGCTCATG ATCCCTGTGCCCAGAGGGACCaaatgtccaacagcagctccatcactcagttcctcctcctggcattcGCAGACacacaggagctgcagctcttgcactttgggctcttcctgggcatctacctggctgccctcatGGGCAACGGCCTCATCATCACCACCATAGCCTGcgaccaccacctccacacccccatgtacttcttccttctcaacctctccctcctcgaCCTTGGCTGCATTTCCACCACTCTCCCCAAAGTCATGGCCAACTCTCTCTGGGACACCAGGGCCATCTCCTACTTGGGATGTGCTGCCCAGGTCTTTCTGcttgtctttttcatttcagcagagtattttcttctcaccatcgtggcctatgaccgctacattgccatctgcaaacccctgcactacgggaccctcctgggcagcagagcttgtgtctacatggcagcagctgcctggggaagtgCTTGTTTCTATGCTttgctgcacactgccaatacattttcaatcCCTCTCTGCCAAAGTCATGCTGTagaccagttcttctgtgaaatcccccagatcctcaagctcgCCTGCTCAGATGCCTACCTCAGGGAATTTCAACTTCTCATGTTTAGTGCTTTTGTCTTTTGGGGCTGTTTTGTCTTCATCGTGCTGTCCTatgtgcagatcttcagggcagtgctgaggatcccctctgagcagggacggcacaaagccttttctacctgcctccctcacctggccGTGGTCTCCCTGTTCCTCAGCACTGCCATATTTACCTGCCTGAaacccccctccatctcctccccatccctgaaTCTGTTGGTGGCAGTGCTGTACTCAGTTCTGCCGCCAGCggtgaaccccctcatctacagcgTGAGGAACCAGGAGCTCAAGGATGCAGTGTGGAAATGGGTGATGGAATTTTTCCAGAAGCTGTAG